Proteins from a single region of Seriola aureovittata isolate HTS-2021-v1 ecotype China chromosome 9, ASM2101889v1, whole genome shotgun sequence:
- the LOC130174376 gene encoding rap1 GTPase-activating protein 1-like isoform X14, with protein MACSSQTTDFFEMIEKMQGNRMDEQRCTFPPPLKTEEDYIPYPSVHEVLGRKSPFPLILLPQFGGYWIEGTNHELSDTVDAEQLQPLSPNTRTKLECNTTATLYRKHFLSKEHFNYYSVDSALGHLVFSLKYDVIGDQEHLRLMLRTKLKTYHDVIPISCLTEFPNVVQMAKLVCEEVNVDRFFPVLYPKASRLIVTFDEHVISNNFKFGVIYQKFGQTSEEELFGNSEESPAFVEFLEFLGEKIELHNFKGFRGGLDVTHGQTGTESVYCNYRSKEVMFHVSTKLPYTEGDTQQLQRKRHIGNDIVAIVFQEENTPFVPDMIASNFLHAYVVVQVVNPCSDKALYKVSVTARDDVPFFGPALPNPAVFKKGPEFHDFLFTKLINAEYACYKAEKFAKLEERTRSALLETLYEELHMNSQAMMGVGGEDDKLENGSGGGGGFFESFKRVIRSRSQSMDAMGLTFKKPHTVSTSLSGSFNHNPAESPKFPGISLLVPGKSPSKYGRRGSAIGIGTVEESLIIPGKSPTRKKSGPFSSRRSSAIGIENIQEVQEKSRENSPNTQKTPDSGHVSQDPKSDNSSNQSSPEVLTTTKNSSYLGGRAPSIPEGHDLSRSSSNASSFASVVEENETEATEDYDTGMESLSSAGTPHKRDSFTYSTWLEDSISSTSTASRGSSPGPGKPERGKGTDIRIKLERPHDHQSSSHSHKSQSFWEVRQVQAFAMTSDAREKAEEDEKEEKMQVEPGQPAAQ; from the exons ATGGCATGCAGCAGTCAG acCACAGATTTTTTTGAAATGATTGAAAAGATGCAG GGCAACAGGATGGATGAGCAGAGATGCACCTTTCCTCCCCCACTCAAG aCTGAGGAGGACTACATTCCATACCCAAGTGTCCATGAG GTGCTGGGCAGAAAAAGCCcctttcctctcatcctcctgcCTCAGTTTGGGGGATACTGGATTGAGGGGACCAACCATGAGCTGAGTGACACCGTGGACgcagagcagctgcagcccCTGTCCCCAAACACCCGCACCAAGCTGGAATGTAACACAACAGCCACACTCTACCGGAAACACTTCCTGAGCAAG GAACACTTTAATTACTATTCAGTGGACAGTGCTCTTGGACATCTGGTGTTCTCCCTCAAGTACGACGTGATTGGTGACCAGGAACATCTCCGGCTAATGCTCAG GACCAAACTGAAAACCTACCATGATGTGATCCCCATTTCCTGCCTGACAGAGTTCCCCAACGTGGTCCAAATGGCCAAG ctTGTCTGTGAAGAGGTCAACGTGGACCGTTTTTTCCCTGTCCTTTATCCAAAA gCTTCAAGACTTATTGTCACCTTTGATGAACATGTGATAAGCAACAATTTCAAGTTTGGGGTCATCTATCAAAAGTTTGGACAG ACTTCAGAGGAAGAACTGTTTGGCAACAGCGAAGAGAGTCCTGCCTTTGTTGAATTCCTGGAGTTTTTAGGAGAGAAAATTGAGCTGCACAACTTTAAAGG TTTCCGTGGAGGGTTAGACGTGACTCATGGGCAGACTGGCACAGAATCTGTCTACTGCAACTACCGCAGCAAAGAGGTCATGTTCCATGTGTCCACAAAGCTGCCTTACACAGAGGGGGATACCCAGCAG TTACAGCGAAAGAGGCACATAGGGAATGATATTGTGGCCATTGTATTCCAAGAGGAAAACACTCCCTTTGTACCAGACATGATTGCCTCTAATTTTCTCCACGCCTACGTTGTGGTCCAAGTGGTCAACCCGTGCTCTGACAAAGCTCTCTACAAG GTATCAGTGACAGCACGGGATGATGTACCTTTCTTTGGCCCAGCCCTCCCAAACCCAGCTGTCTTTAAAAAA GGCCCTGAATTCCACGACTTCCTTTTTACTAAGCTCATCAATGCAGAGTATGCATGCTACAAAGCTGAGAAATTTGCCAAACTAGAG gagcGAACGCGGTCGGCTTTGTTAGAGACCCTGTATGAAGAGCTCCATATGAACAGCCAGGCCATGATGGGAGTTGGAGGAGAGGACGACAAACTGGAAAAcgggagtggaggaggagggggcttCTTTGAGTCCTTCAAG CGGGTGATCCGCAGCAGGAGCCAGTCTATGGATGCCATGGGTCTTACTTTCAAGAAGCCGCACACAGTCTCCACTAGCCTGAGCGGCAGCTTTAACCACAACCCCGCAGAGAGCCCCAAATTCCCAGGGATA TCATTGCTTGTCCCAGGCAAAAGTCCCAGTAAATATGGACGTCGAGGCAGTGCCATAGGGATAGGAACAGTAGAAGAG TCGTTGATAATCCCGGGGAAAAGCCCAACCAGGAAAAAATCTGGTCCGTTCAGCTCCAGGCGAAGCAGTGCCATCGGTATTGAAAACATTCAAGAAGTCCAGGagaagag TAGAGAGAACTCCCCAAATACCCAGAAGACCCCTGACAGTGGTCACGTCTCTCAAGACCCCAAATCTGACAACTCTTCCAATCAGAGCTCCCCTGAAGTGCTCACAACCACCAAGAACAG TTCTTATCTCGGTGGCAGGGCCCCATCCATCCCTGAGGGTCACGACCTCTCCCGCTCCTCCTCCAACGCTAGCAGCTTCGCCAGTGTGGTGGAGGAGAACGAGACAGAGGCCACAGAGGACTATGACACAGGCATG GAGAGTCTGTCATCAGCCGGGACGCCACACAAGCGAGACTCCTTCACCTACAGCACCTGGCTGGAGgacagcatcagcagcaccagtACCGCCAGTCGTGGGAGCTCCCCAG GGCCTGGTAAACCCGAACGAGGAAAGGGGACAGACATCCGTATCAAACTGGAACGACCTCACGATCATCAGTCCTCATCG CATTCCCATAAGTCACAATCCTTCTGGGAAGTGAGACAAGTGCAGGCGTTCGCCATGACCAGTGATGCGAGGGAGAAAGCTGAGGAAgatgagaaagaagagaagatgcAGGTGGAGCCTGGCCAGCCTGCTGCTCAGTGA
- the LOC130174376 gene encoding rap1 GTPase-activating protein 1-like isoform X12, which yields MPQRKRSFTFGAYGGVDKTFSKARSLWKHDGSDPRISTTLEPQLFQPTLPYTTSPFHKTTDFFEMIEKMQGNRMDEQRCTFPPPLKTEEDYIPYPSVHEVLGRKSPFPLILLPQFGGYWIEGTNHELSDTVDAEQLQPLSPNTRTKLECNTTATLYRKHFLSKEHFNYYSVDSALGHLVFSLKYDVIGDQEHLRLMLRTKLKTYHDVIPISCLTEFPNVVQMAKLVCEEVNVDRFFPVLYPKASRLIVTFDEHVISNNFKFGVIYQKFGQTSEEELFGNSEESPAFVEFLEFLGEKIELHNFKGFRGGLDVTHGQTGTESVYCNYRSKEVMFHVSTKLPYTEGDTQQLQRKRHIGNDIVAIVFQEENTPFVPDMIASNFLHAYVVVQVVNPCSDKALYKVSVTARDDVPFFGPALPNPAVFKKGPEFHDFLFTKLINAEYACYKAEKFAKLEERTRSALLETLYEELHMNSQAMMGVGGEDDKLENGSGGGGGFFESFKRVIRSRSQSMDAMGLTFKKPHTVSTSLSGSFNHNPAESPKFPGISLLVPGKSPSKYGRRGSAIGIGTVEESLIIPGKSPTRKKSGPFSSRRSSAIGIENIQEVQEKSRENSPNTQKTPDSGHVSQDPKSDNSSNQSSPEVLTTTKNSSYLGGRAPSIPEGHDLSRSSSNASSFASVVEENETEATEDYDTGMESLSSAGTPHKRDSFTYSTWLEDSISSTSTASRGSSPGPGKPERGKGTDIRIKLERPHDHQSSSNC from the exons GAAACATGATGGGAGTGACCCCCGGATTTCTACAACACTAGAGCCCCAGCTGTTCCAGCCTACACTCCCATACACCACCTCACCATTCCACAAG acCACAGATTTTTTTGAAATGATTGAAAAGATGCAG GGCAACAGGATGGATGAGCAGAGATGCACCTTTCCTCCCCCACTCAAG aCTGAGGAGGACTACATTCCATACCCAAGTGTCCATGAG GTGCTGGGCAGAAAAAGCCcctttcctctcatcctcctgcCTCAGTTTGGGGGATACTGGATTGAGGGGACCAACCATGAGCTGAGTGACACCGTGGACgcagagcagctgcagcccCTGTCCCCAAACACCCGCACCAAGCTGGAATGTAACACAACAGCCACACTCTACCGGAAACACTTCCTGAGCAAG GAACACTTTAATTACTATTCAGTGGACAGTGCTCTTGGACATCTGGTGTTCTCCCTCAAGTACGACGTGATTGGTGACCAGGAACATCTCCGGCTAATGCTCAG GACCAAACTGAAAACCTACCATGATGTGATCCCCATTTCCTGCCTGACAGAGTTCCCCAACGTGGTCCAAATGGCCAAG ctTGTCTGTGAAGAGGTCAACGTGGACCGTTTTTTCCCTGTCCTTTATCCAAAA gCTTCAAGACTTATTGTCACCTTTGATGAACATGTGATAAGCAACAATTTCAAGTTTGGGGTCATCTATCAAAAGTTTGGACAG ACTTCAGAGGAAGAACTGTTTGGCAACAGCGAAGAGAGTCCTGCCTTTGTTGAATTCCTGGAGTTTTTAGGAGAGAAAATTGAGCTGCACAACTTTAAAGG TTTCCGTGGAGGGTTAGACGTGACTCATGGGCAGACTGGCACAGAATCTGTCTACTGCAACTACCGCAGCAAAGAGGTCATGTTCCATGTGTCCACAAAGCTGCCTTACACAGAGGGGGATACCCAGCAG TTACAGCGAAAGAGGCACATAGGGAATGATATTGTGGCCATTGTATTCCAAGAGGAAAACACTCCCTTTGTACCAGACATGATTGCCTCTAATTTTCTCCACGCCTACGTTGTGGTCCAAGTGGTCAACCCGTGCTCTGACAAAGCTCTCTACAAG GTATCAGTGACAGCACGGGATGATGTACCTTTCTTTGGCCCAGCCCTCCCAAACCCAGCTGTCTTTAAAAAA GGCCCTGAATTCCACGACTTCCTTTTTACTAAGCTCATCAATGCAGAGTATGCATGCTACAAAGCTGAGAAATTTGCCAAACTAGAG gagcGAACGCGGTCGGCTTTGTTAGAGACCCTGTATGAAGAGCTCCATATGAACAGCCAGGCCATGATGGGAGTTGGAGGAGAGGACGACAAACTGGAAAAcgggagtggaggaggagggggcttCTTTGAGTCCTTCAAG CGGGTGATCCGCAGCAGGAGCCAGTCTATGGATGCCATGGGTCTTACTTTCAAGAAGCCGCACACAGTCTCCACTAGCCTGAGCGGCAGCTTTAACCACAACCCCGCAGAGAGCCCCAAATTCCCAGGGATA TCATTGCTTGTCCCAGGCAAAAGTCCCAGTAAATATGGACGTCGAGGCAGTGCCATAGGGATAGGAACAGTAGAAGAG TCGTTGATAATCCCGGGGAAAAGCCCAACCAGGAAAAAATCTGGTCCGTTCAGCTCCAGGCGAAGCAGTGCCATCGGTATTGAAAACATTCAAGAAGTCCAGGagaagag TAGAGAGAACTCCCCAAATACCCAGAAGACCCCTGACAGTGGTCACGTCTCTCAAGACCCCAAATCTGACAACTCTTCCAATCAGAGCTCCCCTGAAGTGCTCACAACCACCAAGAACAG TTCTTATCTCGGTGGCAGGGCCCCATCCATCCCTGAGGGTCACGACCTCTCCCGCTCCTCCTCCAACGCTAGCAGCTTCGCCAGTGTGGTGGAGGAGAACGAGACAGAGGCCACAGAGGACTATGACACAGGCATG GAGAGTCTGTCATCAGCCGGGACGCCACACAAGCGAGACTCCTTCACCTACAGCACCTGGCTGGAGgacagcatcagcagcaccagtACCGCCAGTCGTGGGAGCTCCCCAG GGCCTGGTAAACCCGAACGAGGAAAGGGGACAGACATCCGTATCAAACTGGAACGACCTCACGATCATCAGTCCTCATCG AACTGTTAG
- the LOC130174376 gene encoding rap1 GTPase-activating protein 1-like isoform X19, protein MPQRKRSFTFGAYGGVDKTFSKARSLWKHDGSDPRISTTLEPQLFQPTLPYTTSPFHKTTDFFEMIEKMQGNRMDEQRCTFPPPLKTEEDYIPYPSVHEVLGRKSPFPLILLPQFGGYWIEGTNHELSDTVDAEQLQPLSPNTRTKLECNTTATLYRKHFLSKEHFNYYSVDSALGHLVFSLKYDVIGDQEHLRLMLRTKLKTYHDVIPISCLTEFPNVVQMAKLVCEEVNVDRFFPVLYPKASRLIVTFDEHVISNNFKFGVIYQKFGQTSEEELFGNSEESPAFVEFLEFLGEKIELHNFKGFRGGLDVTHGQTGTESVYCNYRSKEVMFHVSTKLPYTEGDTQQLQRKRHIGNDIVAIVFQEENTPFVPDMIASNFLHAYVVVQVVNPCSDKALYKVSVTARDDVPFFGPALPNPAVFKKGPEFHDFLFTKLINAEYACYKAEKFAKLEERTRSALLETLYEELHMNSQAMMGVGGEDDKLENGSGGGGGFFESFKRVIRSRSQSMDAMGLTFKKPHTVSTSLSGSFNHNPAESPKFPGISLLVPGKSPSKYGRRGSAIGIGTVEESLIIPGKSPTRKKSGPFSSRRSSAIGIENIQEVQEKSRENSPNTQKTPDSGHVSQDPKSDNSSNQSSPEVLTTTKNR, encoded by the exons GAAACATGATGGGAGTGACCCCCGGATTTCTACAACACTAGAGCCCCAGCTGTTCCAGCCTACACTCCCATACACCACCTCACCATTCCACAAG acCACAGATTTTTTTGAAATGATTGAAAAGATGCAG GGCAACAGGATGGATGAGCAGAGATGCACCTTTCCTCCCCCACTCAAG aCTGAGGAGGACTACATTCCATACCCAAGTGTCCATGAG GTGCTGGGCAGAAAAAGCCcctttcctctcatcctcctgcCTCAGTTTGGGGGATACTGGATTGAGGGGACCAACCATGAGCTGAGTGACACCGTGGACgcagagcagctgcagcccCTGTCCCCAAACACCCGCACCAAGCTGGAATGTAACACAACAGCCACACTCTACCGGAAACACTTCCTGAGCAAG GAACACTTTAATTACTATTCAGTGGACAGTGCTCTTGGACATCTGGTGTTCTCCCTCAAGTACGACGTGATTGGTGACCAGGAACATCTCCGGCTAATGCTCAG GACCAAACTGAAAACCTACCATGATGTGATCCCCATTTCCTGCCTGACAGAGTTCCCCAACGTGGTCCAAATGGCCAAG ctTGTCTGTGAAGAGGTCAACGTGGACCGTTTTTTCCCTGTCCTTTATCCAAAA gCTTCAAGACTTATTGTCACCTTTGATGAACATGTGATAAGCAACAATTTCAAGTTTGGGGTCATCTATCAAAAGTTTGGACAG ACTTCAGAGGAAGAACTGTTTGGCAACAGCGAAGAGAGTCCTGCCTTTGTTGAATTCCTGGAGTTTTTAGGAGAGAAAATTGAGCTGCACAACTTTAAAGG TTTCCGTGGAGGGTTAGACGTGACTCATGGGCAGACTGGCACAGAATCTGTCTACTGCAACTACCGCAGCAAAGAGGTCATGTTCCATGTGTCCACAAAGCTGCCTTACACAGAGGGGGATACCCAGCAG TTACAGCGAAAGAGGCACATAGGGAATGATATTGTGGCCATTGTATTCCAAGAGGAAAACACTCCCTTTGTACCAGACATGATTGCCTCTAATTTTCTCCACGCCTACGTTGTGGTCCAAGTGGTCAACCCGTGCTCTGACAAAGCTCTCTACAAG GTATCAGTGACAGCACGGGATGATGTACCTTTCTTTGGCCCAGCCCTCCCAAACCCAGCTGTCTTTAAAAAA GGCCCTGAATTCCACGACTTCCTTTTTACTAAGCTCATCAATGCAGAGTATGCATGCTACAAAGCTGAGAAATTTGCCAAACTAGAG gagcGAACGCGGTCGGCTTTGTTAGAGACCCTGTATGAAGAGCTCCATATGAACAGCCAGGCCATGATGGGAGTTGGAGGAGAGGACGACAAACTGGAAAAcgggagtggaggaggagggggcttCTTTGAGTCCTTCAAG CGGGTGATCCGCAGCAGGAGCCAGTCTATGGATGCCATGGGTCTTACTTTCAAGAAGCCGCACACAGTCTCCACTAGCCTGAGCGGCAGCTTTAACCACAACCCCGCAGAGAGCCCCAAATTCCCAGGGATA TCATTGCTTGTCCCAGGCAAAAGTCCCAGTAAATATGGACGTCGAGGCAGTGCCATAGGGATAGGAACAGTAGAAGAG TCGTTGATAATCCCGGGGAAAAGCCCAACCAGGAAAAAATCTGGTCCGTTCAGCTCCAGGCGAAGCAGTGCCATCGGTATTGAAAACATTCAAGAAGTCCAGGagaagag TAGAGAGAACTCCCCAAATACCCAGAAGACCCCTGACAGTGGTCACGTCTCTCAAGACCCCAAATCTGACAACTCTTCCAATCAGAGCTCCCCTGAAGTGCTCACAACCACCAAGAACAG ATAA